From one Pontibacillus sp. HMF3514 genomic stretch:
- a CDS encoding pirin family protein, with amino-acid sequence MSENDKDPLKRSVKDSWYVQYNEMNFPAIQKGWVLPVDRWEDFDPFILMAEDWFKKGTFPDHPHRGFQTVTYVIDGRLEHIDNGGGRDILEPGDVQYMNAGWAARHAEDGVEDDIAHTLQLWLNLPQDKKETKTIYQNIYSEDAPVVDFDGGSVKVYSGDVAGVKGPMDSIVPITLSEVNLSEGTEYTLDLPEDHNAFLYVLSGEVEVGEKQNKLAKHGVATLTYRDNGNPDASSELTLKANRRRTRVLVYSGKPIKENIVPYGPFVMNSMDEIKKAFQDFQEGRFGPPAI; translated from the coding sequence ATGTCAGAGAATGATAAAGATCCGTTAAAACGAAGTGTAAAAGATTCCTGGTATGTTCAATACAATGAAATGAACTTTCCGGCTATTCAAAAAGGATGGGTATTGCCCGTTGACCGTTGGGAGGATTTTGATCCATTTATTTTGATGGCGGAGGATTGGTTTAAAAAAGGTACATTCCCAGACCATCCGCATAGAGGGTTCCAGACGGTTACGTATGTAATTGATGGAAGGCTCGAGCATATTGATAACGGTGGAGGTCGCGACATTCTCGAGCCTGGGGATGTTCAATATATGAACGCAGGATGGGCTGCTCGTCACGCAGAAGATGGGGTAGAAGATGATATTGCGCATACGCTACAGTTATGGCTAAACCTCCCACAGGATAAGAAAGAGACAAAAACCATATATCAAAATATTTATTCAGAAGATGCACCTGTTGTGGATTTTGATGGGGGTTCTGTAAAGGTTTACTCTGGTGATGTTGCGGGCGTTAAAGGACCTATGGATTCCATTGTTCCGATCACCCTATCTGAGGTGAATTTATCTGAGGGAACTGAGTACACTTTAGATTTACCTGAGGATCACAATGCTTTCTTATATGTTCTTTCTGGCGAGGTAGAAGTTGGAGAGAAACAAAACAAACTAGCAAAACATGGCGTAGCTACGTTAACGTATCGAGATAATGGAAATCCTGATGCTTCAAGCGAGCTTACATTAAAGGCAAATCGTAGGCGTACGAGAGTTCTCGTCTATTCAGGAAAGCCCATTAAAGAAAACATTGTTCCCTATGGACCTTTTGTGATGAATTCAATGGATGAAATTAAAAAAGCCTTTCAAGATTTTCAGGAAGGAAGGTTTGGACCTCCTGCGATTTAA
- a CDS encoding MarR family transcriptional regulator codes for MMLLWEKDGLMQNQLAEKLYKDKTNFARMASSLEKKGFIRRAHPKET; via the coding sequence ATGATGCTACTTTGGGAAAAAGACGGTCTAATGCAAAACCAGCTTGCTGAGAAGCTTTACAAAGACAAAACCAATTTTGCTCGTATGGCTTCTAGCTTAGAAAAAAAGGGATTCATTAGGCGAGCACACCCGAAGGAGACGTAG